GTTCAAAATTGAGATATTTGCTTCCAATTCCAAATAAGGATTTGGTTCTTGGCTTCACTTACTGTGATCCCTTAAAAAATATGGGATCGGCCACTTTAGACTTTAGTTCCTGAAGAAAGATAATCGTTCTTGGAGAGGCTGAAATTCTTGTTTCCCATCTTTTTGAGGTTAAAATGATTGAACTTATATCATTTAAGGATATTTTGATCCTTAAAAAATTGTTTATAATGGAGTATGCTTATAACACCAAACTGTCACTACTTTGATATAAACCTTGGTTGTTGGTAGAATTTTCAAAACAATTATGATTTATTCACTCACTTTCTTTTTTACCTATTTCTACCTCCACTTTCTTTCCATCTATCTTCTTTTCCAATAACATCATCATCACATCTCTTactttctccttttcttttatcttttctttctattttcccCCACCATCTACCTCTTTTCCACTTAAATGCAAGTGTGGCAAAAAAATCCCTTTCCTAAATCCAAGCACCATGGATAGTGTAAGAGTTTTGATTcattttttctatttcatttttacccaatattattatttttaatcttattatcacttactttttctttctatttttcctttatttCCTAAAACATCAACTCATTCCCCTCCTATTCTATTCCTATTCGTGGCATGTTAATGCAACTTTTGCCAGTCTTAATGGTACCCGATCAAATCAAACAGAGCTCAAATGAGAATGGGATGAAGGAGAATATGTACAGTCTTAATGGTGCTTGGTCTTTTAGAATTGAGCAGCACCAAGCCCATTTCATTCAATAATGAGGGAATACAGAAACAGCATGCTGTCACATTACATTACACTGAAGAAGATGATCCATTCCATGAATTGTCATAGAATAAATGTTAACGGTATTATTATTTTCCAGGACAAGAAGCACATTCCAAGAGTAAAAGGAAATGAACGTAGTGGTAGCACTGCTCCTCCACCCCCCGACATATCGTCGGAGTACATCAGGCCAAACTCTGAACCGCCATCACCCTCACTTTCGGGTCCTCTGCTCCACATTCCCAGATTATTGTCCCTGTTCATCACCTCACTTAAAATTTCAACCGAAAAAAAAACCCACAtcttaaaaactaaaaagattgtatttttattgtttttgtttggtACCTGGCAACACCGAGAACACCTGAATACATGGTAAGCAGAGCAATCCGATCAGCGGACTTCGGTTCAACACTGTAAGCCTTCTCGTACTTAACCTCAAGAACTTCCCCTGATGTCACAAAAAATGCTCCATTCACCAAAACATCACCTTCTGACCTCCAATTCCACCCTTTCCACTTATCCTTCTCGGTCTCTACCCTCTTTGTAACCTCCTTAGCAAAAGGGTTCGAAGGCGCACTATATCGGTTCCCCTGGCTATTTATGGTGGGGTTCCCGCTGCCGCCGATGGCGTACATCTCCCACTGGGTGAACTCATTGTTAACGACGTGGATGTAGCCCCTCCGGCACCGGGGCATTCTCTGGACGAGGTTTTGGCCGAAGTGGTTGAAGGCGATGGTGACCTGCATGCCAGAGTCAGGGAGGTAGTCATCGCTGTGTCCGAGGAGCATGACCTCGTTGTGGTGGGACATGTAGTTGTTGGAGATGGTTATCCCTGTGGAACCCATCACCGCGTCGATGAGCCCGTCCTTGCACCGTGAGAGGGTGCAATGGTCGATCCATATATCCTTTGCTCCAAATATGGATATTCCATCACCATCCGATTCTGTTCTGTAACCGTAGTGCTCTGGGCTTGACCGCACGTTCGTGTTACCTGCATTGTTGCTAATCAATTAATAACATGTTTATATTAAGTTTCtttttcccagaatcaattctaacacATAGACTACTCACAAAAACTGCTTTCCATGATTGATTTTTGCAGGTTcctaatagcatgtttgaaaatttgtTTGAAAATCACTATGAAATCAAAATTATGGGGGATAGAAGTAAAAGTCTTGAACATTTGCTTTTCTCCACTGTGACTTTAGCTTTTAGCTTCAGTGTTCTGTCCACCATCATTCATTTTAGCTTACAAGTTTTCAAATATGCATTTTAGAATAAGAGGGTGTTACCCGAGGGATGACAATGATGAATGTGAATGTTATGTATGATGACATTGCTTATATACTGCAAAGTGATGCACCCTCCTCCCACAATGTGCACATCAGCACCGCGACCATCAATTGTCTTGTAGCTGTTGAAGATCAGCTCCTGAGACAGCTTTATCATCATATTACTAGGAAACACTATCCACAAAGGCTCATTCTGTATCACCCCATACCTCAGCGTCCCCGGTTTCGGGTTAACCACATCGTTGTCGGAGGAATCCGTCACCAGATAAAACTCCCCACCTTTTCCTCCCTTCGCGTACTGCCCGAACCCGATCACGCAGTCCGCTAGCCTCTGTCGATTGTTCGGCCAGTCGGGGTCGCATTTCCAGCAATCATCAATGGGGTTCCCTGTTGCACACGCGGACTCATCTTTCTCCCATGAAACCGCCAGCATTTCCCTtcttgcaattgaagcattcaCCTTCCTACACAACAAAAAATTGGTCAATGCACCTCACTTTCAGAGTTTTACATTGCGGTTGCAATTGTAACTTTGTTCGGAATGACGGGACAAATGCAATTAATGTGGC
This is a stretch of genomic DNA from Lotus japonicus ecotype B-129 chromosome 1, LjGifu_v1.2. It encodes these proteins:
- the LOC130730304 gene encoding probable pectate lyase 12; translation: MLLLQTTCIVLISVLGLFSQLGTAMLNLTLPGAHPDPEAVAHEVHRKVNASIARREMLAVSWEKDESACATGNPIDDCWKCDPDWPNNRQRLADCVIGFGQYAKGGKGGEFYLVTDSSDNDVVNPKPGTLRYGVIQNEPLWIVFPSNMMIKLSQELIFNSYKTIDGRGADVHIVGGGCITLQYISNVIIHNIHIHHCHPSGNTNVRSSPEHYGYRTESDGDGISIFGAKDIWIDHCTLSRCKDGLIDAVMGSTGITISNNYMSHHNEVMLLGHSDDYLPDSGMQVTIAFNHFGQNLVQRMPRCRRGYIHVVNNEFTQWEMYAIGGSGNPTINSQGNRYSAPSNPFAKEVTKRVETEKDKWKGWNWRSEGDVLVNGAFFVTSGEVLEVKYEKAYSVEPKSADRIALLTMYSGVLGVARDNNLGMWSRGPESEGDGGSEFGLMYSDDMSGGGGAVLPLRSFPFTLGMCFLSWKIIIPLTFIL